AATCCATCGCGATGGAGGTGAGGACAGCACTTTTTGGCAAGGAAATTTCGAAATACAAGGAAGGAGAGGATGACTATGAAATCCAACTTCGTCTCGATGAAAAGTATCGTTATGACCTGGATGCTTTGATGAACAAAAGTATTGTGTATCGAAATCAGTCTAATGGTAAAATTGTTTCTGTTCCGATCTCTTCAGTAGCCAAAGCAGAACTTAGTTCTACCTATGGTTCGATCAGAAGAAAGGATTTAAACCGAGTGATCACCATTAGTTCTAACGTAGAGACGGATGCCAATGCTACTGAGATCAATGAGCAGATCAAGCGATTGCTGACTGACTTTGATATGCCTGCTGGATATGAATACCGATTCGGTGGTGAGCAGGAGAAGCAAGCGGAAGAAATGGCTTTCTTGAGTAAGGCACTTTTGATCGCAGTATTTCTGATCTTCTTGATTATCGTTTCTCAGTTCAATAAAGTAACTACTCCATTCATCATTATGACTTCAGTGGTTTTGAGTACTATTGGAGTATTCCTTGGACTAGTGATTTTTCAAATGAACTTTGTGGTGATTATGACCATGATTGGTATTATCTCACTAGCGGGTATTGTGGTGAACAATGCGATTGTGTTGATCGACTTTATAGAGCTGATCAGAAACCGTAAGAGAGTAGAAAAAGGAGTAGATAAATTAGAAATGGATGATATCGTACATGCCATCGTAGAGGCAGGTAAAACCCGTCTTCGTCCGGTATTGTTAACAGCAATCACGACAATTCTGGGATTAATTCCACTAGCGGTCGGATTAAACATTGATTTCATCAAGTTCTTTTCTAGTTTTGATCCGGACTTCTATTTAGGAGGTGACAATGTGGCCTTCTGGGGTCCTATGTCATGGACGATTATTTTTGGGTTAACTTTTGCAACCTTTTTGACCCTTGTCATCGTTCCTGTTATGTACCTATTCTTTGCGAAGTTGAATCGTAAGTTAGGTTTGAGTTAGAATTTAAGATAAATTGATATAGTGATGATAGCGGGGGGCCTTAGTTGCTCTTCGCTTTTTTTTTATGTCCGGATATGATAAGAACCCTCCTGCTAAGCTTGTTTTGTTTGGCTCTGTATGCTTGTAGTACTCAGGTGACTGAACAAAAAGAAATTTCAACTGCTAAACCTGAATGGGAAGAAAAGTACCAATCAGAAAACTTGATCATTCGCCAAATCTCTCCTCATTGCTATCAATATATTTCTTATTTGTCAACACAGGATTTTGGCAAGGTAGAATGCAATGGAATGATCGTGATGAAAGATAAGCAAGCCTATGTGTTTGATACTCCTGCTACGCCTGAGGGTTCTTCAGAATTGGTTTCATGGCTCCAGGATAGTCTGCAAGTAAGTACTAGACTCATTGTGCCTACACATTTTCATTCAGATTGCCTGGCTGGCTTGGGTGTTTTTCATAAAAATGGGATTCCTTCCATGGCGGAAGCTGAGACTTATCAATTGGCTCGTGCGGACTCTGTTGAGGTGTTGCCTCTGAGCTCATTTGGTGGCGGCATGGATTTTACTATTGGGCAAGATACCATCAAGGTTTATGATCCAGGACCTGGACATACAGCTGATAATGTAGTGGTTTATTATTCTGCAGATCGGGTTTTGTTTGGCGGATGTCTGGTGAAATCTGACGGAGCAGGAAAGGGGTATTTAGGTGATGCAGATGTTGCCAATTGGCCTAATAGCATTAAGAATATTCAGAGCCAATTTCCTGATATCGTGTGGGTGATACCGGGCCATGGGGAGGTTGGGAGTACTCAATTGTTGGATTATACCATTCAACTCTTTCAAAACGAATAATAATGAGGAACTAAGCTCTCAGAGATACACTAATTTTCGCTTACTTTGCGACATGTCAAAAGCTTTCATTTCCGTTTACGAAGACAATCATTTGCTGATTGTGGACAAGGCACCGGGTATACTGGTACAGGGAGACAAAACAGGTGATAAACCATTGGTCGACCTATGCAAGGACTATATCAAAGAAAAATATGAGAAACCGGGAGCCGTTTTTCTTGGACCTGTACATCGTTTGGATCGACCCGTAAGTGGATTGGTCGTGATGGGTAGGACCTCTAAGGGACTTGAGAGAATGAGTAAGCTATTCAAAGATCGTAAGATCAAGAAGACTTATTGGGCGATAGTCAAAAGAAGACCGCCAGAGAAGGAAGGGAAACTGGTTCATTGGCTGAAGAAAGATAGTGCTAAGAACAAGACGGAGGCAT
This is a stretch of genomic DNA from Reichenbachiella ulvae. It encodes these proteins:
- the bla gene encoding subclass B1 metallo-beta-lactamase encodes the protein MIRTLLLSLFCLALYACSTQVTEQKEISTAKPEWEEKYQSENLIIRQISPHCYQYISYLSTQDFGKVECNGMIVMKDKQAYVFDTPATPEGSSELVSWLQDSLQVSTRLIVPTHFHSDCLAGLGVFHKNGIPSMAEAETYQLARADSVEVLPLSSFGGGMDFTIGQDTIKVYDPGPGHTADNVVVYYSADRVLFGGCLVKSDGAGKGYLGDADVANWPNSIKNIQSQFPDIVWVIPGHGEVGSTQLLDYTIQLFQNE
- a CDS encoding RluA family pseudouridine synthase — translated: MSKAFISVYEDNHLLIVDKAPGILVQGDKTGDKPLVDLCKDYIKEKYEKPGAVFLGPVHRLDRPVSGLVVMGRTSKGLERMSKLFKDRKIKKTYWAIVKRRPPEKEGKLVHWLKKDSAKNKTEAFDEPVDGAQKAELKYRVMGHLNDHYMLEVQPLTGRPHQIRVQLASMGCPIRGDVKYGFSKPNPDASINLHARSLDFIHPIKKEPIKVLAGVPQNDFWEQYLVLDKKSAKVKSRDKFIDKLQ